One window of Bacillus sp. (in: firmicutes) genomic DNA carries:
- a CDS encoding methyltransferase domain-containing protein, with product MGTIQNVKDQWNANLYDCNHSFVSNYGADVVELLAPKKDEKILDLGCGTGDLAKKLYDMGIQVMGVDNSANMVNQAKGKYPEIKFHIHDVLDLPYKDEFDAVFSNAVLHWIKEPKEALKNIYKSLRKGGRFVAELGGKGNVQMITDEVRKQFQKIGLAFDEEKFPWYFPSIGEYTSLMEEVGFQVLFAYHFDRPTELEGDDGLKNWLEMFGALMFSGLEEETKLSIIKNAEFNLKDIMFENGNWIADYKRLRIVGIKK from the coding sequence ATGGGAACTATTCAAAATGTAAAAGACCAATGGAATGCAAATCTTTATGATTGTAACCATTCGTTTGTTTCAAATTACGGGGCGGATGTTGTTGAACTATTAGCGCCGAAAAAGGATGAGAAAATTCTTGATTTAGGCTGTGGTACTGGAGATTTGGCGAAAAAACTATATGACATGGGAATTCAAGTAATGGGTGTTGACAACTCAGCCAACATGGTTAATCAAGCAAAAGGCAAATACCCAGAAATTAAATTTCATATTCATGATGTCCTTGATTTACCATACAAAGATGAATTTGACGCCGTTTTTTCAAATGCCGTATTACACTGGATTAAAGAGCCGAAAGAGGCACTAAAAAATATATACAAGAGCTTAAGAAAAGGCGGAAGATTTGTTGCGGAGCTTGGTGGTAAAGGAAATGTGCAAATGATAACGGATGAAGTAAGAAAGCAATTTCAAAAGATAGGATTGGCTTTTGATGAAGAAAAGTTTCCTTGGTACTTTCCCAGTATCGGCGAATACACATCACTTATGGAAGAAGTTGGATTTCAAGTCCTTTTCGCCTATCACTTTGATCGACCAACTGAATTGGAGGGAGATGATGGTCTAAAGAATTGGCTAGAAATGTTCGGTGCTCTGATGTTTAGCGGATTAGAGGAAGAAACTAAACTTTCAATTATTAAAAATGCTGAATTCAACTTAAAAGATATCATGTTTGAAAACGGAAACTGGATTGCCGATTACAAGAGACTTCGCATTGTTGGTATCAAAAAATAA
- a CDS encoding toxic anion resistance protein — translation MSNEMKNENSNVGSDGLTDLLANPFGEIDKEPMPVVSFDEEKPKRLIDTLPVEYREKAVQLATQINPKDQQAIVQFGTAAQTKLANFSHSMLEHVQNKETGPIGDVLKELMQKLEQVNPEELSGDKKNFFQRMFNKVSSSVNEILSKYQKIGSQIDKIGVKLDHQKNTLLTDNRMLEELFQKNKEYFEGLNIYIAAGEIKLDELHAKDIPALKQKAEQSDDQMVYQELNDLAQFADRLEKRLHDLKLSRQITIQSAPQIRMIQNMNQALVEKIQSSILTAIPLWKNQITIALTLYRQKRAVEAQKQVSKTTNELLLKNAEMLKTNSIETAIENERGIVDIETLKKTQENLITTLQETIRIQHEGRIKRQQAEQELIKMEDEMKQTLLSLK, via the coding sequence ATGAGCAATGAAATGAAAAATGAAAATTCAAATGTTGGCAGCGATGGGCTAACTGATTTACTAGCAAACCCATTTGGGGAGATTGACAAGGAGCCTATGCCTGTCGTTTCTTTCGATGAAGAAAAACCGAAACGTTTAATTGATACATTACCGGTAGAATACCGTGAAAAAGCAGTTCAATTGGCAACACAAATTAATCCAAAAGACCAGCAGGCCATCGTTCAATTTGGAACTGCCGCACAAACGAAGCTTGCCAATTTCTCTCATTCAATGCTTGAGCATGTCCAAAATAAAGAAACTGGGCCAATTGGTGATGTACTGAAAGAGCTTATGCAAAAACTGGAACAAGTTAATCCAGAAGAATTAAGCGGCGATAAGAAAAACTTTTTCCAGCGCATGTTCAATAAAGTTTCAAGCTCTGTCAATGAAATTTTATCGAAATACCAAAAAATCGGTTCCCAAATCGATAAAATCGGCGTCAAACTCGATCATCAAAAAAATACACTATTAACTGACAACCGTATGCTTGAGGAACTGTTTCAAAAAAACAAAGAATACTTTGAGGGCTTAAATATTTATATTGCAGCTGGTGAAATAAAATTGGACGAACTCCATGCAAAAGATATTCCTGCCCTCAAACAAAAAGCGGAACAATCGGATGACCAAATGGTCTATCAAGAATTAAATGACCTAGCCCAATTTGCGGACAGGCTTGAAAAACGTCTTCATGATTTGAAGTTAAGTCGGCAAATCACGATTCAAAGCGCCCCACAAATTCGCATGATTCAAAATATGAATCAAGCATTAGTGGAAAAAATTCAGTCATCCATTTTAACGGCGATTCCGCTTTGGAAAAATCAAATCACAATTGCCTTAACATTGTATCGACAAAAGCGTGCAGTTGAAGCACAAAAGCAAGTAAGCAAAACAACAAATGAGCTTCTCTTAAAAAATGCAGAAATGTTAAAAACAAACAGCATTGAAACAGCGATTGAAAATGAACGAGGTATCGTCGATATTGAAACATTGAAAAAAACACAGGAAAATTTAATTACAACATTACAAGAAACGATCCGCATTCAGCATGAAGGCCGGATAAAGCGTCAGCAAGCCGAGCAAGAATTAATCAAAATGGAAGACGAAATGAAGCAAACGCTGCTAAGTTTAAAATAG
- a CDS encoding LysR family transcriptional regulator, translating into MEMKWLKTFMIAAQTENFRKTSEELFLTQPAVTKHVQRLEEFLQIQLFQRNGKKVHLTPAGYRFLKHAQTIVSAYDEGMKDFQAWKQGYDKKLTIAVAPQIAASILPSLLRDFISQHPSIEVMINIVKSFEIGEEINAGRADLGLTRMKPVQPNLNCIMIHEENVILVAPNEGRRENNFYCEKNMLQKYRLITDNHPEYWDTLIVEVKKHYPNVQTMKVNQIEVTKRFIEEGFGVSYLPITMVKEEIMEKKMIEVLEEKVCPSKSLTYLVTKIDTEEVKLFSTFIKQKRLERGGISL; encoded by the coding sequence ATGGAAATGAAGTGGCTCAAAACGTTTATGATTGCGGCGCAAACAGAGAATTTTAGAAAAACATCTGAGGAGCTTTTTTTAACCCAGCCAGCAGTTACAAAGCATGTCCAAAGACTTGAAGAATTTTTGCAAATTCAATTATTTCAGAGAAATGGAAAAAAGGTTCATTTAACTCCTGCAGGGTATCGATTTTTAAAACATGCCCAAACCATAGTTTCCGCTTATGATGAGGGAATGAAGGATTTTCAAGCATGGAAACAAGGCTATGACAAAAAACTGACAATTGCCGTTGCACCTCAAATAGCGGCTTCGATTTTACCTTCTTTACTGCGGGATTTCATCAGTCAGCATCCATCAATTGAGGTTATGATTAATATCGTAAAATCATTTGAAATTGGTGAAGAAATCAATGCAGGACGAGCCGACTTAGGATTAACGAGAATGAAGCCAGTTCAGCCGAATCTAAACTGCATAATGATTCACGAAGAAAATGTTATTTTAGTTGCACCAAATGAAGGAAGGAGAGAAAATAATTTTTATTGTGAAAAAAATATGCTGCAAAAATATAGGCTCATTACTGATAACCATCCTGAATATTGGGACACGCTCATAGTTGAGGTGAAAAAACATTATCCCAATGTGCAAACGATGAAGGTCAACCAAATCGAAGTGACAAAGCGATTTATTGAAGAAGGCTTTGGTGTTTCATATTTACCAATAACGATGGTAAAAGAAGAGATTATGGAGAAAAAAATGATTGAAGTGCTAGAAGAAAAGGTTTGTCCATCTAAATCTTTAACATATCTTGTTACGAAAATTGATACTGAGGAGGTAAAATTGTTTTCAACGTTTATTAAACAGAAACGCTTAGAGAGAGGGGGAATTTCACTCTAA